In one window of Mytilus trossulus isolate FHL-02 chromosome 7, PNRI_Mtr1.1.1.hap1, whole genome shotgun sequence DNA:
- the LOC134727290 gene encoding polycystin-2-like, translating to MEWGKTKSEEWLLCFFMSFIESILLVDPLKIILMSVIFSWIVKSYKETTVKYNREKLLLETKRRAASPLSYLLDVFKATQAPLKSQTVARLKEKRQQRLKMQEIFIELVLYMIFLAVLYCVSFSNRDPRWYNVKNHLEQQLVTSNSFSIGGSTLKYDQVTSSANLYAWIDETLIPFLFPRYHTNGDQLKANRRLYVHDQVNFRVGPMRLRQLRAVQEPCRAQFLGNFTCYDEYSINREDDEDYCVAWESRPCVRGQAVYNLTSVAWNFVSSVDIWGLPVTGLHSTYGGGGYIAEFVVNYNISHLVLNDLHKYTWIDRRTRAIFTEFTLYNVDDNVFVFITFLTEFPETGGVIASTLIKPFRPYQHVGNLGMFIFICEIIVLIGIIVFSVHKYIWFRRYGKKMWKEFWHVIDILIIILFFVATVMYIGRWIMINMAMEEWENHKNKFVNFSHIASWDELFNIFLAFIIFLTTIRIMRVLSYNERINQFGQVLAHVSRDLCGCFVMFVMVYVAFVTFGHLIFGRHLETYKNLFVSSTTLVNAIIGKNSIKDLFSVEPVLGRAYYFFFVLFLLWILMTMMNATLNVGITIVRKKPVRSTYGIVNIVASFWREAVGHIIASNNTTTKERLKLSRNYISSKKFTKTIVGTRQDETQQVDIVKPTEDLPKKKERARRIYQ from the exons ATGGAATGGGGAAAGACAAAGTCAGAGGAATGGCTGCTATGTTTCTTTATGTCATTCATTGAATCAATACTCTTAGTTGATCCACTTAAG atcaTATTGATGTCAGTCATATTCTCTTGGATTGTAAAGAGTTATAAGGAGACAACTGTGAAATATAACAGAGAGAAACTTCTTCTAGAAACCAAAAGACGTGCAGCAAGTCCATTGTCATATCTTTTAg ATGTGTTCAAAGCCACGCAAGCTCCATTGAAATCCCAAACAGTTGctagattaaaagaaaaaagacagcAGCGCCTAAAAATGCAAGAAATATTCATTGAGCtagttttatatatgatattccTGGCTGTTCTGTATTGTGTCAGTTTTAGTAACAGGGATCCAAGATGGTATAATGTCAAAAATCATCTCGAACAGCAGCTTGTTACATCGAATAGCTTCTCAATTGGAGGTTCAACGTTGAAATATGATCAG GTTACAAGTTCAGCTAACTTATATGCATGGATCGATGAGACCCTCATTCCATTTCTGTTTCCACGGTACCATACCAATGGAGATCAACTGAAAGCCAATAGAAGATTGTATGTACATGACCAAGTCAATTTTCGTGTTGGGCCAATGAGACTGAGACAGTTAAGAGCAGTTCAAG AGCCATGTAGGGCACAGTTCTTGGGTAATTTTACCTGTTATGATGAATATTCCATTAACAGAGAGGATGATGAAGACTATTGTGTAGCCTGGGAGTCTCGCCCCTGTGTCAGAGGGCAAGCTGTATATAATTTGACATCTGTTGCCTGGAATTTTGTGTCGTCTGTTGATATTTGGGGACTTCCGGTCACAGGACTACATTCTACCTATGGCGGTGGTGGATACATAGCAGAATTTGTTGTAAACTACAACATATCACATCTAGTTCTCAATGATTTGCATAAATACACATGGATAGATCGTAGAACGAGAGCCATATTTACAGAATTCACATTGTACAACGTAGatgataatgtttttgttttcatcacGTTTTTGACAGAATTTCCGGAAACAGGTGGGGTCATTGCCAGTACTTTGATTAAACCGTTTCGACCTTACCAACATGTCGGCAATCTTGGCATGTTCATCtttatttgtgaaattattGTTCTTATTGGAATAATTGTATTTTctgttcataaatatatttggttTCGGAGATACGGTAAGAAAATGTGGAAAGAATTTTGGCATGTTATTGacatattaattataattttgttcttTGTTGCTACCGTTATGTATATTGGAAGATGGATAATGATTAATATGGCAATGGAAGAATgggaaaatcataaaaataaattcgtCAACTTCAGTCATATTGCGTCTTGGGACGAGCTGTTTAACATTTTCTTGgcatttattatatttctgaCAACTATCCGAATCATGCGAGTTCTCAGCTACAATGAAAGAATAAATCAATTTGGACAGGTTCTTGCTCATGTGAGCCGTGATCTTTGTggatgttttgtaatgtttgttATGGTGTACGTAGCGTTTGTAACTTTTGGACATTTAATTTTTGGCAGGCATCTAGAAACATACAAAAACTTATTTGTGTCATCAACAACATTGGTTAACGCTATTATCGGTAAAAACAGCATCAAAGATTTGTTTTCTGTGGAGCCAGTTCTGGGTAGAGCCTATTACTTTTTcttcgttttgtttttgttgtggaTTTTAATGACGATGATGAATGCTACATTAAACGTAGGTATTACAATAGTTAGGAAAAAGCCGGTGCGGTCCACATATGGCATTGTTAACATAGTAGCAAGCTTCTGGAGAGAGGCTGTTGGCCACATTATTGCATCAAATAATACCACAACAAAAGAGAGGCTGAAGTTATCACGTAATTATATATCAAGTAAGAAATTTACAAAGACAATAGTAGGAACACGTCAGGATGAGACACAACAGGTCGATATTGTAAAACCGACAGAAGACTTGCCGAAAAAGAAAGAACGAGCAAGACGTATTTATCAGTAA